Proteins encoded by one window of Lactobacillus paragasseri:
- the rpsF gene encoding 30S ribosomal protein S6: MAKTKYEVTYIIKPDIDEDSKKALIDRFDKVVTDNGAEELESKDWGKRRFAYEIEKYREGTYHIMTFVAENSEPVDEFGRLSRIDNQVLRSMTVKLDK, translated from the coding sequence ATGGCAAAAACTAAGTACGAAGTTACTTACATCATCAAGCCTGATATTGACGAAGATTCAAAGAAAGCATTGATCGATCGCTTCGATAAAGTTGTTACTGACAACGGTGCTGAAGAACTTGAATCTAAAGATTGGGGTAAGAGACGTTTCGCATACGAAATTGAAAAATACCGTGAAGGTACTTATCACATTATGACTTTCGTTGCAGAAAACTCTGAACCAGTTGATGAATTTGGTCGTCTTTCTCGTATTGATAACCAAGTTTTACGTTCAATGACTGTAAAATTAGATAAATAA
- the ssb gene encoding single-stranded DNA-binding protein has product MINNVVLVGRLTRDPDLRTTGSGISVATFTLAVDRQYTNSQGERGADFVSCVIWRKAAENFANFTSKGSLVGIQGRIQTRTYDDKDGKRVYVTEVIVDNFSLLESRRDRENRQTNGGNFAPQGGNAPSTNNFGGSSAPSTNNAPAGGESNKPQDPFADSGSTIDISDDDLPF; this is encoded by the coding sequence ATGATTAATAATGTTGTACTTGTTGGCCGTTTAACACGTGATCCTGATTTACGTACAACCGGGAGTGGAATCTCAGTTGCTACGTTTACTCTAGCTGTTGACCGTCAATACACCAATAGTCAAGGTGAACGTGGTGCTGATTTCGTCAGCTGTGTAATTTGGCGTAAAGCCGCAGAGAATTTTGCTAACTTTACTTCAAAGGGTTCACTAGTTGGTATTCAAGGTCGGATTCAAACTAGAACGTATGATGATAAAGATGGTAAGAGAGTCTACGTGACTGAAGTCATCGTTGATAATTTCTCTTTATTAGAATCACGTCGTGACCGTGAGAATCGTCAGACTAATGGTGGTAATTTTGCTCCGCAAGGAGGAAATGCTCCAAGTACCAATAACTTTGGTGGATCAAGTGCACCAAGCACTAATAATGCTCCTGCTGGTGGAGAAAGCAATAAACCGCAGGATCCATTTGCAGATTCAGGTAGCACTATTGATATTTCGGATGATGATCTCCCATTTTAA
- the rpsR gene encoding 30S ribosomal protein S18 has translation MAQQRRGGRRRRKVDFIAANHIDYIDYKDVDLLKRFISERGKILPRRVTGTSAKNQRKLTVAIKRARVMGLLPFVAED, from the coding sequence ATGGCTCAACAAAGAAGAGGTGGCCGTCGTCGTCGTAAGGTTGACTTCATTGCAGCTAACCACATTGACTACATCGACTACAAGGATGTTGATTTGTTGAAACGTTTTATCTCTGAAAGAGGTAAGATCTTACCACGTCGTGTCACTGGCACTAGCGCAAAGAATCAACGTAAGTTGACTGTTGCTATTAAGAGAGCTCGGGTTATGGGCTTATTGCCATTTGTCGCAGAAGACTAA
- a CDS encoding magnesium transporter CorA family protein has protein sequence MIIKQKLAGNIDFDYKWYDIYNCDDHDIRLLKDDFDLTSEIISYITDLHERPHFDHDYITNSDLLVYDVPVWPTADADHFTTLPIKFLMVGHTLFTVHSPDTTYMIEEFRQKPDEHIHSEKELIFAILFAVTKYFQRALSQLNSQRLVLDNHLSERIHNKDLQELSQVEKSLVYLSSSIRTNLMMLESLKNKKSGLHMNASEEEMCDDIIIEVQQSLQMIKIYSEVTEEISKTSNNILNNNLNNTMQFLTVWSLLLTIPTIVTGFFGMNVDLPIFHNPFDWVIITVGSVIVMAILLWYLRRHNML, from the coding sequence ATGATTATTAAGCAAAAACTAGCCGGAAATATTGATTTTGACTATAAATGGTACGATATCTATAACTGTGATGATCATGATATAAGATTATTAAAGGATGACTTTGATTTAACTTCAGAAATTATTTCTTATATCACCGACCTTCACGAACGTCCCCACTTTGATCATGACTACATTACTAATAGTGATTTGTTAGTTTATGATGTGCCAGTTTGGCCAACAGCAGATGCAGACCATTTCACTACTTTACCAATTAAATTTTTGATGGTTGGGCATACTCTTTTTACAGTTCACTCTCCTGACACAACTTATATGATTGAAGAATTTAGGCAGAAGCCAGATGAACATATTCATAGTGAAAAAGAACTGATTTTTGCAATTTTATTCGCAGTTACTAAGTATTTTCAAAGAGCCTTGAGTCAGCTGAACAGTCAAAGACTAGTGTTAGATAATCACTTGAGTGAAAGAATTCATAATAAAGACCTGCAAGAGCTATCACAAGTTGAAAAAAGTTTGGTTTATTTGTCTAGCTCAATTAGGACTAATCTAATGATGCTTGAAAGCTTAAAAAATAAAAAATCAGGTCTTCATATGAATGCATCTGAAGAAGAAATGTGTGATGACATTATCATTGAAGTTCAGCAGTCCTTGCAAATGATCAAGATTTATAGCGAAGTTACTGAAGAAATATCTAAAACGTCTAATAACATTTTGAATAATAACTTGAACAACACGATGCAGTTTTTGACTGTCTGGTCACTTCTTTTAACAATTCCAACGATCGTAACAGGATTTTTTGGGATGAATGTGGACTTACCTATTTTTCATAATCCATTTGATTGGGTAATAATTACTGTTGGTTCAGTTATCGTAATGGCAATTTTACTTTGGTATTTGCGTCGACACAACATGCTATAA